A stretch of DNA from Montipora foliosa isolate CH-2021 chromosome 4, ASM3666993v2, whole genome shotgun sequence:
GTCTTTCAAATGCTCtataaaatacatgtagataaaataaataattgtaTTGTGCATAATGCATAGTAATATTTATATTGAGAATGGCCTTattaatagatggttttcacagtgacatcatcaaattctaaaatcaaaaccgcaaggtgttttgaatttttatctttcagaggttgaagatgatctagaaataaatcttttttcaagtttccagttccataaaatgactttcttttaaaaaatacagcattttgtaTTTCCGAATATTTGTCAACATGTGTGACACCATAATTATACAAAGTTATTTGGTTGAAGAAAATGTCTATGCCTATGCATCTCAGTTGTTTGAGCATTTCAAGTACACCACCctgtacattaggagatgtattttatctcatgagcgaaaagtaagtgCTTTCTTTGCTACGTGAATTCCAGATGTTCGTATCGATTTCTGGctgccatattggtgcacaacGGTGGTGCACCAAGATGGCAGCTCCATACAgaactctataaagttgcgtgaaatgCTTCGACAAATCTcctaccgcacagacctgagaattggtgaggTGATTTATAAATATATGTGTCTCTTACAACATTCCAAATTTTTTCGCTTATTTCATTTAacggtttcatttttttttgtgtgtgacagtgaaaatgatctATAGCCAACAGTTCATATCAAGCTGTGTATTGAATCCACTTTAGAATACAACTGTCAAGTAGATTTGCTCTATTTAAGCAAGtgtgttgttattgttttcaCACTGTAACAGTATCTTGGGGATGAGATGGATGAGTTTAGCGGTCGTACGTATCATGAGCCTGGGTCACATGTCAATCTTCCACTGTTGATGATGCCTGACTTAGTTCTGGTCCCTGGTCAAACCCTGCCTCTTCATTTGTTTCGTCCGCAGGTTAGAAGATGATTTTAATCTATCCATAGACTGTAATATTAGGATATGGGCTTTCAGCAACTCAGCTGTAATAGAGTCAATCCCTGGGGCTATTGCCATTTTAAAGTCCTTATATGGTTTCCTTAACTTCACCTAACGTTGGCTCACTGACTGAAATCTCCTCACTTATTTCATTGAACTCGAATCCACAGTCTTCTTCACTAGTTATTGGGTTTTCTGGTTCTTCTCTATTAAGCACTTCTTTAAAGTGCTCTGTCCATCTTGACTGCACTTCATCTTTTCCACTTTTAATAGGAGGTTTCCATTTTTGTCTAACACtcaaatttcatttgatttgattgcaGATTGTATCAATGATCAAGAATATCATAGAAAAAGACAGGACATTTGGGTTAGTAAATTCAAGGTAAGTTGGTCAGTAGACAGACCGGAAGTTATTCTATAAACAGGACTGAGCTTTTTTTTGTATCACTATGGGACGATAAGGCCCCCTATGGTCCCATCACAGATTACAGTGTTTCTTTTATTGCCAGAAACCATTCTTCCTTTCTGTTCTTCCTTCCTTTCATTCTTTTAGCCCTATCATTTAAATTCACTTTGAAGTGCTAAACATGAGTAGGGCAGGTGTCTGTTGACAATTTGTTTAGATATTAGTAACTAAAGGTACTTTTTACTTATGAGTAGATTGATCACAAAGCAACATTATTTCACCTGTTACGGCCACATGCAAGAGTCCATCAGGTGTAAACTTAAGATGTGCCCcaaataaagttattttaagTGCAGCTGTGGAGTGTAGGAAAGACCTGTCACCACATTTACTTTTTTGATATTATTCTTCAGAAATAGTGGCAATCAGAGCCAGCTTTTAGCAGCCATTGGTACAACTGTTGAGATATTTTCCATGAAAGAAGAAACTGATAGTGGTATTTGCACTTTGAGAATCAAAGCTACAGGGAGGCAAAGGTTTAAAATTAAAGAGCTGAGGAGACAAGTTGATGGGTCAGTATAATCATACATGGACTTTCATTTCTTTAGAGAGGCTTAAAAACACTTTGTGTTTAGATTGTACTGTTCTGGGAAAATAGTCACACCTGCCTGACAAAAGTTATTTCGATAATAAAATTACTATTAGTATtaaagtaatattattattgacacCCACCCACACCCAGAACACTAACCTCATAaattgaatttccagtgacccttttctgaagaaggGGAACAAGTAGCTTGACATGTACCAATCTGCCAAAGGTTCATCCCAACTAGATCTGCCTTCAGTTTACAGGTTTATCACAAACCTACAAAATGACCACTCCCAGATCAGTTGATAGCTCAGTAATTAACAGTTATTGTTAATTTAAGCTTATTATTCTACAAGGGAatgctggatatgaagtgatagataaatATGCACCTTGTTGGTTGTAAAAAGTTTAAGAAAAGTAAATTCTTTGtctatagtggaagtgcacttagctattaAGCTTGTTCACAGGCACGCCACTTTTAATattaatctgaaagaaacaattcaaacttaacagaaacatgattaggAACCCcgactggcaggaggcaaccagttggcaaTTTACAACgagtggtagagttgaatctgggacaaccggcaacaaatccaaaccagaggttagaacgggactGGAACCTGGGACGACTGCATGCAAACCAAACGTACTAATCGCTGGGCCATGCCACCTCCTCAATCATTTTATAcccagcaaaccattttttTCGGAGAGCTGCAAAAACGTCTTCAGcttgctttaaaaaaataagtGCTTGAAAATAATAAGCCCCCCGGGGGgcttaatagaggatttacggTATATGAAGTGATGACCTGTGTCGGAGTGCTGAGTGACATTAGGTGACGTGTTAATGTTGGTTCACTTTTAAGTTTTGGTCCAAAGGACAAAATACCAATTTAGTCATGGTACTGAGGCATGTTGTTCCCTTCTATTCTTGTCTGACTACAGAATCCTGCGAGCCACAGTCCATGTGTTACCTGAAATCACCCTTCCCTCCCACCCTGAAGGCTCTTTCTGGTCCTGTTATCACAAGTTTGGTTGCCAAGCAACCACAAGTGGCATGCTTGAAAAACCTTACCAGATCTCCACAGGCAAAAACAGGCTGGGGAAAACTAAGCACAAGAAGGTAGGGTTCTAACATTTCACAAGCTTTGGCAGAAGTGAACTtttgctattgcgcatacgttctgcgcatcttgagacaCTCTGGTGTCCTGTGGGTGATGCTTACCAACACACGggtatttttgcatggtttaaaactaccggtatgcagagaaagcagaacttagcaagtgctcttgctatccaaaaagaaaattggggataaccatgcatttttcagagataattaagcttcaatttggaaaggaatgggatacattgctttgtaattcacagctttttacaaatattgttgattaattatctttgaaaaatatgtggttgcccccaattttcttttatgatttcaataacactgtcttgttgagatctgctttccCCACAATTAGTAGGTACCATCCTTAATGAACAACCAAACTCAAATTCCAAGAGGGCAACCTTTGAAGTATTACAGTAAAAACAAATGGTTCAGGTCAGCACTCATACACAATCTTATGCAGGGGCCGGGGCCTTAGCAAAACCTGCAAGTTGATAACCTTAGGTAACCCTAAAGCtcatcatttttttattttaaacactaCAGCCTTAATAAGAGTGGCTCTCTTTACAGGTACCCATTAGTCTCAGTTCCTGGCCAAGATGGGTTTATGAACAATACAACCCAGTAAGTCAAAGCATCTTCATCTTATTTACCAGACGAGCAGGATTAGCATTACACTTGTAACCATTCACAGGCAAATTAAACCTTAAACCCAGAGTGGTATTTTTCTAATAACgcacacaaaaagaaaacagaaaacaaaacagtagAGTGGAGTAGATATTTTTTTGTGCATGGTATCTGCATCATATTAAGTCTTCCCTTATGAACTACGCCAATCTTCCTAGCTGCACATAAAAaaggataattaacaattattcttcgaGGGCgggctggatatgaagtgatagataaccaacaagGCGTGTAGCGCCAAgttggttataattattttatacccAGCAATTCTTCcatgttaattaattttatctgcctcggtcaattccggtccaaaacgg
This window harbors:
- the LOC137999995 gene encoding protein cereblon-like isoform X3 — protein: MDEFSGRTYHEPGSHVNLPLLMMPDLVLVPGQTLPLHLFRPQIVSMIKNIIEKDRTFGLVNSRNSGNQSQLLAAIGTTVEIFSMKEETDSGICTLRIKATGRQRFKIKELRRQVDGILRATVHVLPEITLPSHPEGSFWSCYHKFGCQATTSGMLEKPYQISTGKNRLGKTKHKKVPISLSSWPRWVYEQYNPYVLIELIKRELKSWSETLRLENVPNSPTEFSFWVAANMPLDDNLRLQILCINCPTQRLRRELDIVRKCSVFCCMECDTRIVEKSDLFSMSVDGPLGAYVNPNGWVHETLTFYRATSIRLRGRPTAENSWFPGYAWTIAECAQCGNHLGWRFTAVKRGLSPSKFWGLTRKSLRPTLAYEEETHNKRARSPPTPL